In the Castor canadensis chromosome 1, mCasCan1.hap1v2, whole genome shotgun sequence genome, accccagtaccaaaaacaaaacaaaaagattggCTGCTGATTCGTAGTGTTAATGGATTAGTGTAGAGGTGTATTAgcactttccctcttttttttttttaatgccaaaatcataatccacatatgaggaaaaaaaagactggtaGAGGGAAATACAGATTTTACAACTGTAAAAAATTTGCTTCTTCTCACCCACCCATAGGATCAGATTGGTctttcttcaaattctctatCTCAACCCACTAGGGAGTCATACTGCACACAGTAAAGTGCACTTAAGGGTGGATtttcattaaatacattttaatataaatacataCTTGTATAGTAGGATAGGATcatgatttattttactttacaccatgattaaagtttaaaaataaaaagtaaaaagctttGAAAACTGCTGCCATAGACTTTCTTGATAAAATTAGAAACTACAAGTCCTGAAACCACAGGGTAAGACAGCATAAAAACCTAAGGTTATATAACGTTAGGAATGAGCAAAGGCATGCATGCTTCCTCGGATTTCTGGAATGTTTTGTCAGTTAAAATGATGCCTTCATTCCCTCCAACCTACTCACCTATCTCTTCAGTGGCATAAGTAATTTGTTCATGTTTATATTCTCCAGACATAGCAATTTACTACAGTCAAAGAGGGAAAAACAGCTCTAATCCTTATAGCTAAAATTCAGACATAGTGTATGTAAATAAGGTTaaactggagggaaaaaaaaaccctaaatgctAGGTTCTTAGTTCTTAATGCTTGAATTCTAAATCTTTCTATTTTCAGTCATTAGTTTTTACTTTAAATCCATAGAATTTAAGATAATAAAGTTTATGTCCCAAACCTTGGTGAAAATTGACTGTCCCTTTATAAAGTGATATAGAAACCTAACCCTTTGATGTCCCTACAAAGTAAACTTTATAACTAGAATAGAAACTCAGTAGTGAACTGCTTTATTTGGTAAGCTGGCTTatgttatgttttatttctaaCAAGCATGTATCTCATTACTGCTACATTAATCACTGAGCTCTTTGTTAGaaagtattacttttatttttgttttgatattttaacattttcttttaattgcaattagacaaaaatgaacttttctacATATAGTTTaacatttgaaagtattttatcttaaaaaaatctaGTTAGTGGACAATATTCTAATCTGGAGTATTAAATTTCAAAGTTCAACATTTAGCAAAACTTTGCTTCACAAATTCACATCAGAATGACAGAAATATATACACCTTAAGAGTCTATATTTAGACAAATGCCCTTTCCTTTCCtcaaaataaatgctttaaaaagtgCAGTATAAAAGTTTTAGATATGAAGGCACTGCATAACCTGATCATAGGCTATCTTGCTTAGCAACAAGagtcaaatgaaaatattctactttttatttaatgGAGCATAAAACTTTTTAACGAAGTACCTAGCtctcaaaaatgacattttggctCACATAATTAATAAATTTCTTTCCAAGGTTGCTTTTCAAAAACTTGTGATCTGGAAAACCAATCTAGAATAGAATATGTCAACTACAAATAAGCCTGATTGTATTTTTCTTGAGTGTCAGGGGATTTGGCGAAGCGTACTACAGGTGTGAAAATGTACATATTTCCAAAATAGTAACTTATTATGATTAAAGCTATGTATACCTTTCTAAACCCActgtttttatataaaaagtgCTATAATAGATGATCAGAAGATTTTTAAAGTTCATAGTATTTTTATAAACCTAATCAGCAAATTTGAGTCATTATAATCTCTAAGTTTTGGGAGTTTGTATTTGCTCTTGACACGCTGAAATCACTGGACAATAATGACTTATAATTCATGTGCTCTGATGTCCTAAActgttataaaaacaaaacaatagtcaGAAGACCTTAGAAACCATTAGCCACATTTGTTAttagaaacaaaaccaaatgctGTCCAGTAGCCATACAGTCACAAGATGTTAGGGTGACCTAGAAAAACTGAATCCTAAAATTCTTGGTATTCATATAGTTGATTTCAAATTCCCTTTTTAAGGGCATCTTTTAATTAAAGAATGGAATTTTGCCccttaaaactaaaactaaaaccaCACTGTGTATCTTCACAGGAAGAAACTTTTTAGTTGAAGTGAACTTTGTTCTTTCAAAGGCTAGTGGTCCAAAGATTACTGTCCAAAAGGCTAAGACATTTTCACAGTCTGATCTaatgattcatatttttctttttataagtgctttaattacatttaaaggagaagaaaataatatatatgctttaatcagattagtttcagaacaaataaaataacacataagagaaaaaaattacttaaaaatagttGTATTTATATTCCACAATTTGCTCAAATACTGGTCTTCTTATAAACTTTCTACAGgatgttttaaaacaaattcttcaCATTGTGTCTTGACTATGTACTTACGGAATTTCAGGGAGATAGTTCTGTTTTTATAGCTTAGTTTGCACTAAAGGGATGGCAGGTTGTCACATGCAGTCCATATGGGATTCTAACATGACATTTAGTGAGTTTTCTGATGTGGACCATCCCTTTGATGCTGAAGGTAATGCATCTGTTGAAAGAAGAGACTGTAGATTTGGATTACTGCTCTCTGCATCTTCCAGTTTTTCTGTGTTGTCTTCCCAATTAATGTGGAACCTTGTGACCCTGGGATTAGACGCCAAAATGTTCCTTTGAAGCTAAAGGAAAAAGATACATAAATGGTCAACACTAGAAGAGTTAGAGTACTATCCATATGCTAAGtagaattttaacaaaatgattcttgtgTAAGTCTTCCTAAAGAGCTAAATTCATATGCAAATGTATACGTCATATGAAGCACTTTAAACATAAATAATAAGAACTAAGGACTTAGCAAAGTTATATACGTACATTTTATAActaataatatattattacacATACAacacataataaataataatatatatatcttAGCCTTGTACAAAGGAGAATCTGAAGCAGTTTATCTACATTTTTCAATATCCAACAATAAATACACAGCCTCCATTCATCTGTTTCCTaaaagggagatttttttttttagatgaatgTTTTATAGGatgttttatttaaacaaatcatgctatttagttttatgtgtttttaaggaaaatgaaCAACTTCACCCAAAGATGGTTTCTCATTATTAGTGGCTTCCTGCCTTTTAAATATTATGGCTCATTCTTAAACATTATCCAGTTTCCTCTCTTTTCTATTATACAAAGTTCCACACAGGCAGCTAATACACTGGATTAATGGAAGGTCCCACAAACAGTATGAAAAGCATTCCAGCCGTATTATGGAAAAGGAGAAATTTCTAGTCTACTGGCCATGTAATTGTTCGTACATGGTACGGCAGACAGAGTGCCATACCATGTACTTTTGCATCCTCACAAAATCACCAGTTACTAAACTGTTAACAGTTCCCAATGAAAAATAAGAGTATGTTGGGAGAACTGAGATTTTTCATCATTAGAAAATTTTAAGACCTTTACTTTAACTTCTAAGTATAGCAGATAGAACAAAGCAtatggatttttttaataaattttttattaagatacgTTATacaggggattcatagtgacaattctgattagacttaaattgtacattagttacactgTCCCCATCACCTCTCCCCCTAAACCCCCCAGCATGTGGACATTCTGAGATAACTATGTTCCTatgaaaagcaaacacaaaacttCTTCCCACAATTTTGGGAAGAGTTATAGACAAAAATACTAATTAGTCATTACCAAGGGCAAGAAATTCCATATCTTAAAGGCTGAACTGAATTGTGACATATGGGGAATGCTATACAGAGAGCTATATAAACAAAGGCCTTTTTTCCCCCGTAGGAggcacttaatttttttaaaccattagAGACTCCAACATTAATTAGTAATGACTCTTGTGGAGGTAGGATTTGAGGTCATCCATGATAATGGAATGATTAGTTTGCCCAGGTGGCACAGGgacttcaaatttattttctctcaaagCCATTTTCATAGTGTATTATGAAACAGCAACTGCCTTAAACAATCTATACTACAAGTAATTAAAAAGGAATGGTAAAAACATTACCTTAGAAAAGTCTGGTTTTACTGGTGGATTTTCCCTTAATTCTGTCTCAGTATATTCATTATTTACATAATAGCCAACTCTAATAAATTCTTGACCTCGATAGGTACAAGTAATTAGCACAACTGTTACACCAACTGCATCTGCATCTGGAATGAGTCCTGGATTAGGTGCATCAgcctaaaataatataaaaagaaaagaaacaaaaaaggctgTCAATGACAGGCAAGGCTAGAGTTTATTATCTTAGCATATCAGCTGAAGGTACAGCAACAAAAACTTGGAAATCATATTGAGatggaaaaatgattttttgagATTGGCTTATACGTATAAAATACAGCTCATGTTTTTTTACAGCAGTCCTAAGTACCTACAGTACTTACAAGCATCAGTGCATTTGTAGAGGGAAATAATTCTGGGTATGGTGTGTGTGGTTCAAGAGACTATATAATATTCAATATAAAACctcttatgaaatatttaaacatcAAATTGTATTAATTCTAACTTTGCCAGTCATGTTTTTAGACCTAAATTAATATCAAATTATCTCCATATAGCCTTTTGGAAGgggttgattttattttattttttatggtactggggtttgaacctagggcctcattcTTACAAAGTaggctttatcacttgagccctgctcccagccctttttgcttgctATTTTtcggtagggtctcacatttgttgTCCAAATCATTTTGGACAACAATTTTACTCATTCTTCTCACATAGCTGAGAAGACAGGGCAGTAGTACACCATCATACCCAACTTtattgttgagatgaagtcttgctaacattttgcctgggctggccttgaaccataatccttcccattctacctcccaagtagctgggattataggtgtgagccacaacacCTGGCCAAGAAGCAAATGTTTATTATGCCAGTTTCCCTTTTCTACTCAGGACACTTTTCATACACATTCAACCAGCCCTCACAGATATTCTAATAGTAAATTAgtataaagaaatgggaaagtagCCCAGTggaagagtgtttgcctaacatatGCAGctctggctttgatccccagcactgcaaaaaagaaacggaaagaaagaaatctaacaGTGGGATTTAAAAAGCTATGcagattttgaaaaaataataatcactttGCTAGGCAAAGTGTTTGAGCCACACATATTGGTGGAAATTCACGAAGGCAAAGATTCTTTTAGGCAGATGATATCAAAGACATTATTTTGAATCATGCTAAGCCTTGAGGAATGCAGAAAGTGAAATGAGAGCTAGAGGAGGCTAAGAAACATGAGAAAAGGCTAGGGCCATGTCCAGGGCAGTGTGCAAGATAGTAAAGAATGACTGAGTGGAGCCACATTCTGAGGAGATACAGGCAGTGATGGCCAGTGCACCTGTGCGTGACCTGAAGCAGCTATTCTGAGTAATAAGTAGATAAAATCCCAGCAAATTAGCTTACTGTTGCCAGGGCACCAAGGAACATGGTGGGGTTAGCTGAGCATTTTCAATGCCTTAGCTTGAGAACATGCAAGACTAATGTTTACTATCAGCCCACCATGTGTAGATGACACTAAAGGGCAGAAAACATACACATAGTCATCTAATCTAAAAATCTCAGTTACCTTCAGTTTCCCTGTCTACCACATCTAGTCAGTCTCAACATTTCTCATTCATAAAGGCTGGGTTCATGTCTTCATCTTTCATCTGGAATACTGCCAAAATCTTCTAACTTGTCTCTCCATTTCTATCCTTTCATTTATACTACTACCAGCATCTGAACACAGATCTTTTCCTATCCCTTTGCCTAGTTTTCAAACCTCAGATGTTTATTTCTAAGGAATAAAAATCTCTGAAGTTAATTTGTCTCCCAACCAACATGCCCGTTCACACCTCCTTTAACCCCATACCTCTCATCCTTGTTCTACATATTTGAATTACAGATGTGCGGATAACATTCCATGCCTCTGTGCTTCAAAGTGTTTCTTCAGCCTAAAAGGTCTTTCTCTTGCATCTtgaaaaattcatcttttttttttgagaatttgggGGGCCAAATTctgtcaaagtactttatatacatatatgtcactgttaaaatgaaacccactattttgtacaattaagatacactgataaaaaaaagagaagaaaaatgacctCTCAGATGGCCTGACAgagaggaaggagacagaaaaatgGCAGACTTTTGGCAGCCAAGAAAGTAAATGAAAACCTAAGAAGGATGACTTAGGATACGAAGAATAGTATTACTTGAAATACAGGGGTAAGAGCTCAGCACAATGACTTTGGGTTATCAATAGTTGggttttttgggaaaaaaaaataatatggtTATGGAAAGTTCATTTTTTGAAGTCTGTATTAATTTTATCTTCAGTGAAGCCCTTTCTAAGTGAGAAGGTAGCAGCTTCCTTTTCTATGTGCTTATATTACCTGACACAAATCCTCTACTAACATATGCCTAACAATCTAAATGTTTACTGTCTCCCCTGCTACTCTTAAGCTTTATCCATGGTAGGAGTCCAGTTCAGTTCATCTTTATAAAAATCTCATGTTTGGTACAGCTATGAGCATTTACTATTTTGAAATTTACTCATTACTCAGTTCCTGCCCTAAAGGGGTTTGAGATCTCTTTGCTGTCTGTCTTAGAGATCCTATGCATCCCCTTCCCAGATGGGTTAGGTTACTTCCATGATACCCAAAGGGATTCTCATGTACCTGGAAGTGGGTAAAGATGGGAAATACAGATAGCTCAGGAATGCTCTGAGAACTCTCCCACAACCCAGAATACTGGTTCTAGGCacgtttgtgttttaaaatttgtttgccAAAGGGGTCAGCTTGAAAAAATTTGAGTAGAAAACCTTGCAAGCCTCTCAGATCACTTATGATGGAGCAGTGATGGGTAGAGATCTTTAACCCAGTCAGCAATACTGGGCAAATGTCTAAACATCTTCCTGCTAGTCTTTGACCCATTTGTGAGAGAGGCAAATCTGAGGAGCACCATCATGGCACACCAGAATTTTTATGGAAGTTTGATTAAAACCAGAATGAAAACTATACCTTCGTCTCTTACTGTTGATAATGACGAATTCTGAAAAATGCATAGGCTAAACATAGGCTCTAAATCACACtgtgctttctgttcttttcatccTCATGTACAATGATACCAAGGTAAAGCTACTTGTCACTATAAGGAAGGATGTATGACTGAGTTTTTTCCTACACTATTCTAATCTAAGTCAAAAGCTTAGGAAGAGTGTTCTTAACATAAACAGAAAAGATTTCCAAGGGTTTATTTTGAAACCAAAGCATTTGTAAATTTTTACAGTATCATAAAAGGTATGTATGACTGTATTGTCAACCCCAGTTTCTTTTACTGCATTCAAGAATTATCAGTACTGTATGGGTTCCTTAGGGTTATGGGTGAGAGCAAATCTTGCTTctttaaataacaaatttaagaaactaaGACTAAAAATTTAGATCTAATTACAGGCATAATTAGATTAGTCAGTGATTTCCTATTATATTCCCCATAACATTCTTATGAGGTAGGATACTATCTACATTGCATAGATGAGTGGCGTGACTAGCGGCAGTTAGAGAGCTTGTCTAAAGTCACACATGGCTAATAAGCACAGGCACCGGGATCTGACCCCAGCCTATGACTTCAGTGCTTTCTCCTACAGAACAAAACAGGGCATTCACAAGGCTATGTACTCGCACAACTTAAGTTAACAGCACTTTTAATTAACATACTTGACCCTTTTAATTAGTACATTTAAGCTTTGTCTTCATCAATTGTTTAGACAAACTAAATTATCTGTTGGTTTTCCTAGTAAAAAGCACTAACAGTTAATAGACAAAGATTCTGAATTCTCTTTAGCAAAGGAGAGGCAAAGGCCGAGTTTCTAGAGCTAGCATGCAGCTCAGTGGTTCTTTACCCATTTCtgatgttattattatttgttgaGATTAGTCTGGTCTGAAGTGAGAAAACAGAGGTCAGGGATAGGATAAGTGAAATTTTCTTTGTAGATTAAGCCTTTTCAGTGGGATTTTTTAGGTAGAAGTACTTATAacaaaagctaattttaaaaataatctatggCTAATTACTCTTTGAAGTATTCTATCTTCCTTTAAGAAACATGGTTAattgaaaaattactaaattatTTTATGCAGCAATTTAACATGAGTTAGAAGAAATAACACTTTTTGCATACCAAAGACAATGTTGAAAACTTGGCACAGACTCAAATACCGTCAGTGGTATCTGAGAACATAATTTATATTAATAGAATTTCCCCCTCAATATTTACAACAATAGTCCTCTATAaagctttttgctttgtttcagtcattgttgctcttttgttttcgaggtactgtggtttgaactcaggacctcacacttgccatgcaggcgctctaccacttgagctactccatcatcCCTCTTTTGTATTGGGGAGTTTCGAGATAGGGtgctgcaaactatttgcttgggctggcttcgaacatcaatcctcctgatctctgcctcccaagtagctagtattacaggcgtgaggcagcAGTGCTCAGCCTCTGTAAAGTATTTAGACCAAAATTTAAGACACAATGACCTGCCGGATGCTGGTGGTTtatatttgtaatcctagctactcaggagccaaagatcaggaggatctcagttcaatgccagcccaggcaaatagttctgagagaacctatcacaaaaaaacccttcacaaaaaagggctggtggagaggctcaaagtgtaggccctgagttcagggaAAAAAAGACACCATGACCCAAGTTCACATATCTCTGTGAACTAACATGCCTGTTAGCTTAGCTCAGATACTGATTATGCTGAAATAAAGTTGTTGCTGTTATATCATCATCACTCTTAGTGGCTGAAACCATAAACTGAAGATGCATATTACTAACTCCTCTAGGTACTCTTACTACTGATACACATTACTAAATGGTAAGCAAGTTGAATCCATATTTTAGGCTAATGGATAGACATCTTCAATATCTGTTCCACAGGAAGATCCCAAAATTAACCACTGTGTATGCCAGGATACAGTTTAAGGTTTAGTGTACTATGCATCTCCACGAAGCAAGCATCATATCAACATCTACCACCAGAAAAACCAATAAGTGCAGTTCCTGTATGACAGACACTGAAGTAGATTAAAAGAAAAGCACTTGAAGCAGAGTGATATAAAACAAAGGGATAAGACCCACGAGATAATTTAGTCTACCTAGAAACATATCTGGCATATACATTTATCAACATTAATCTTACCTGAAATACAAACATATGCCTTCCTGCAGGAACAGGGCCCACTAAAACAGAGTCTAAAACTTGATCATATTCTTCACTTTCTGCAGAGCCCACATAGATGATTTTCCATTCCAAATctagggttaaaaaaaaattttccatatCAGTAATTACATCACCAGATGACATCAAAGTCTCTTTTAATGTCCACTTGACCATTATTGGCTGATAAGTGGCTTCTCttaacaaaaaatccataaatgcTGAAATGTTCCTTATAAAATTCTTACTAGGGTCCAGTCTGTACCAGAATTTCTCAAAATGCTCTTTGTGAAACACTGGTTCCTAGATAGTGTTCCTCacaaataaaacatcaaaaatttAGGAAATGCTATAAACTTTGTCTTGAGGATTCGTAAATGTTAGTAAGTGTTCTAAGACATTCTTTAGTAGAACATTAATCCagcattttctatatttattcccTGGAATCTCTCTACCCATTTTGTATGACATCTGCCATCTTTTAACAACTTCAACACACTGGAAGAACAGCCCTGTGAGATCCAAATCATAAGACTCCAAAGTGAAAAAAACACATTAGGAAACCTCCATTGTGACTCAGAAGTAAAGGGCTTTAGCTTTACTGTTTTGTTGTATCATCATAAGATCCTCATAGCTGATACCCTAAACTAAAAAGGTGTATTACTGTTGTAACTACTGATGCCTGCTACTAACTACACCAACTACAGTTAAAGAACACAAAggaattttgttcttcatggtacCCACTCCTGTCATGCattctttaaactgaagaggaAACCAAACCTTTACATGTCTTGATACAACAATATAAACAGTGGAGATGGGCATGAACTTTATATGTAATTCAATTTAACAGATTTATTGAGCACCTTTTACAGTGTACTTAGAGAATGCAGAGATGAGTTAAAACTGCTGTTTAAAGGAGCCTTCTCTTAGGGTGTTTAGCATATGTGGCCTGCCACTTGAATTCATTACCCTGAGACTATACTGAGCATGCCCAACATGTGTCTGGAACACTCGTGGACAATCTAGTTAGTGCCATTTTTGTGTGACTGTGTAGATATTTTTTGTTCCTTAAATTCATGAGAAATAGTATAGCTACTATTTATTCACACTATATTATAAATTACAATTTATCAAACTGAAAGCTCCTTGaagtttatgttttctcttaaagTCAGTCATTTTCTGAGGACCTATTTTGTCACAGTCCTATCTTAGACTAAGACCACTTACATTTCAGCCTTTAGCACATTCCAGATGCAGGGTCCGCATCTGACATCTCACACAAGATCACCTATTTGTTGATAGAGATAGGAAGCAGGCGAAATGGGTATCTAGTTTAGAGAGAATAGTACATACAAAGTAACAGAGATAGGAACATACTTGGCATGTTTAAGAAAAAGCAAGGAGGCCTGAACTGGAGCAGAATGAGCAAGGGAGAAAGTAACCAACCTTAACATTGGGGAAGAAAGGAATGGCCAGATCATGAAAGGTTTTGAAGGCCATCATATGGACTTTGGCTTTTACACTGAGTAATATGGGAAGCCATTGAAGCTTATTTTTTACTGTGCTGGGAACCAAACCTGGAGCTTTGAACATGCTGGGCACtgactctaccaccgagctataaTCCTAGCCCAAAGCTAGGGAGATCACAAAGCTTTTGAGATAAGTAACAGGGATGCAGCTTTCATTTTAAAGGAGCATTATAACTGCTCTGTTCGATAAGCGGGCAAGGAAACAGAGCATGTTTCAATAAATGAGGCAAGAAATATGGTGGCTTGGATCATGTGTGGTCATGGGGGTGTGAAGCAGTTACATCATGATAAACTTTGGAGATGAAAGCAGCAAGAAGCATGTACTGTGCAGGGAATGAAGTGAGTAGAGAGAAGATGATCAGGATTTTCACATGTCCGAGACATTTACTAGTTGTTTGAGAAGAGATACTGCATAGctgataaaaatttgaaaactgaCAGTGATATGTAAAGCCATATGATGGAATTTCTAGGAGCTTTGGGGTTCTCCAAGGTTGAAATGtcaagaagatgaagaaaaatcaaaagtagGATAGGAAACTAGCAATCAATGAGGGTGATCCAAAAGCCAAATGAAgaagctgttttaaaaaaaaaggagcaggaaagctaCTAAACTAGCCAAAGGAGGATAAGACTGAGAATTGtcacattttcataaaattttgttaatttcatATGTATTGTATATGTGTGACTCCAAAGTGGTATAAATTTAGTTAGCATTTTTGTGGCTTGCCATAGGAATATAGCCATGATTTTAAACCTACGtttataaaatatcatttgttGGGCATTGATCCTGCAACTTTACACCATTGTTTAAACCTCAACAGCTTTATCATATggatttaaaatatgcatatattatacattgtgtattatataattatgtaaaCAGGAAAGTTTAGACTCAGGTTAAGTAAAAACTTATACTCAAAACAATTTATAAGTCAAAGAATCAGAATCCAAGCTATGCTGCTGCAACTCCAAAGCCTCAgctcctttcaaaaaaaaaaaaaaaagtgggatgaTAAATTGCCATTTCTAGCACTCAAATGTAATCCCAGGGGAGGGATGGGCAAACACACCTGCAATGAATAGATAACATGAGGGAGTACAAGCTGTAATTCAAGGAACACCTTACACTGAGTGTTTGCTCGTCATAGCCACTGAGTTTCAAAGGGTCAATACTTACTTTTGTAAATTAGCACcagttgttttatatttttttaacctAGGTTTCATTCCCCAGCCCTCCGTATTTTAAAAGAGGAAGGTCAGCCAGCAGTTTTACACAAATTGTCCAGgagcttattcatttatttaaaaagtt is a window encoding:
- the Asf1a gene encoding histone chaperone ASF1A yields the protein MAKVQVNNVVVLDNPSPFYNPFQFEITFECIEDLSEDLEWKIIYVGSAESEEYDQVLDSVLVGPVPAGRHMFVFQADAPNPGLIPDADAVGVTVVLITCTYRGQEFIRVGYYVNNEYTETELRENPPVKPDFSKLQRNILASNPRVTRFHINWEDNTEKLEDAESSNPNLQSLLSTDALPSASKGWSTSENSLNVMLESHMDCM